From the Stieleria sp. JC731 genome, the window CTAGCTTTCGGATGGGACGCCGAGGGCATCCGATTGCACGCCACGAAGGCGAAACATCAACGACTCGCTGGGTTGCCACAGCCCATGATGCATTCTCAGGTCCTAGCGGACGAATCTTAATAGCGTATGCCAGTCAATGGACAATCCTCGATTGGTACTCCGCAGCGGATCGCCTACAGGACACAGTTCGGTCTCCTTTACACTGGCATCCGAGTTGGACTTTAGAAGCTTCCCAAGATTCGGCTACGTGGAAAGCTGATCATAAAAACGATTCTTACGGTACGATCACCATCGTCGGTGACGGTAGCAGCACGGCGCATATCGTTATTGAAGAAGGGATCTACTGCCCGGACTTCGGTGAACTGTTCGCGAATCAAGTTGCCACGCTGACCAGCAAGATGCAACAAGTTGGTTGGCTCCGCTGGCGCATCTTGCTGGACGAGAACGCCGAATTGATCGACGAATCGGTCGAGATCTCATCCGATGAGATCAACATCGCAAGCGAGAATGAAAACTTGCTTCAGCTGAACATCAAAGACGGACATCTGCTGTCCGCACAAATGGCTTAACAAATGTTGATTTTCGATTTTGGTCGCTTACAAAGTCAAAGGCGACAATAGAAAATCAATAGGCTGCTAAGCCAGCTTACGAAGCGACACCGCGTGTGTCGTATACGTGAGCGTGCACCTCTCATGCAGACGCACATGCCAAGGAAAGTCTCCTTCGGCAATTAGCTGCAGTCTGCCAAGCGCGTTTGGCGAACTCTGGTCAAGCAACTGACGCAAAATCGCGTCGCTGGCCCCTCTAAAATCGCCGCGTTGGGAATGGCCCCCAATCCAAGACTCGACTCCTGTCGCCGACTCGCTCCAATCGTAGGGGCAGGCGACGACTGCGGAAGCCCCGGCTTTGATTGATTGATCGATTGCCAATAGCAACTGCATTGGCGAGTGCACACAGTCGAGCAAGTTCATCGAAACGGCGGCTGAGAACGATGCAGGGTTAAACGGCAAAGCGGTGGCATCGCACGCCCAAAAGTCGACATGCTCGGTATTCCCAAGCTGGACCTCAAATGACCGCCGATCATAGACCATGCCAACTCGCCGACGCGAATAGTTCAGGACATTTGATCTGGTCAGTTGTGAAGCGATCTTCAGCATCGGAAAATGCAGGTCGATTCCGAGGACCGGTCGATTAAATCGCTTCGCCAGTTCGAAACTGCTACGACCTGCGCCACACCCAAGATCCAGTATCGGACCGCTGCCGGTCAGTTGAAAATCGGCAAGGTCAATGGCAGACGTCATCACCTGAATCATTGAACCTGAAGACAGGTCAGAACGATCTTCCACTGGATCAAATTCTGAGTAGTGATCCCAGAGATAGCTACTGAGTTGCTGTCGGTTAGAATTGAATGCTGATGAAGGTCCTGCACAATCACCCAGGATACTTTCGACATCCGCCCCCAAGTCCTCGCGCAAGCAGATGTTGTTCAAGTTGTTTGCGAGATACGTTCGCAAGTCTTGTAGGATGACAGGAATTGCATCGATGATCGGATACTCATGCCGACAAGACGCGTTGCTACATTCGAGACGCCCCTCGGTGACATGATTTCCTTCTTGTCTATCGATGCTGACGATTTTCAATGCAGCCGCAGAATCTTCGGTACGACAAACCGGACAAACCGGCTGCAATGCCTCAAATAGCTCCAACCTCATCGGGATCAGCCACCGATCAAAACGGTTGGTTCACAAGGCGGCAGAATCTTACCAACCGGACTTGGGATCGGAGCAACACAGCTTGTGTGTGAAGTCATATCGTTGGAACGGGCGGCGGGCATGCCTCCGATTAACACACTTGCGGAGCCTTTGGCGACCATCGCCGGCCCGCCCGGCACACAACTCGGCAGCATGCATGGTGTTGTCGTGTCAGTCACCCTTGCCGCCGGCTTTCCACCAATCATCACGTTCGGAGCCCCTTTGATGATGGTCACCGGAACGGCCGGATGCGCAACCGGAGTCGGCACGGGGGCGGCCGGGTGGATGGGCGCGTGGCAGTGTGGCGCGTCTTGTTTCGCCATATCGCCCATGCGAGCTGCGGGTTGTCCCATCGTTTGATCTTCCTTCAGGGTGCGTTTCTTTCTGTCTACTTTATCGTCAAAGATGACTCAAGACCAAGCCCGCTAGCCCGTTCGACCGATCAGTTCGACAAGATGAAACCCATGTTGGGTTTGAATGGGCCCATAGATCCCACCCGGTTCCGCTTGCACGATGACGGCGTCAATTTCAGGAGGCAGATGTCCGGCACCAATTCCCTTCAATTCGCCTCCCTGACAAGCAGTCGGACATGTCGAGTACATTTGGGCTAATTGTCCAAAGTCGGCTCCGTCTTGCCAAAGCTGCATGATCTCCCGAGCCTGCTGCTCGGAAGCGACCTGGATATGCTTGGCGTCGTATCGCATCGTTGACTGTCCTTACTGACCTGCGACGCAGAAGATATTTGGGCAGCTAACATCGCCAATCATCGGAGTTTCGGCTGCGGCTTCAAAGGTTCCAGCCATGGAACCGGCCAAACTAAGGCTATCCATTCCTGGGATCGCTGGCGGCGAAATTTCCGCGACCACTGACGCCGCAGCACCTGCTCCGGCGGATAATTCCGCACTTGCTGAAATGGCCGCTGCTAACATGGCGGTGACTTCTGCGCTGGCCATCAATTCTGCTGAAAACGAAGCAGTCGCTTCGATAGCAGCCGAAATTGCTGCGGAAACATTTGCGGCAGTCGCATCGAGGCTCGGCATGGACGCTTCGCCACCGCCAGAGGCTTCTGACACTAAAGCGAAATCACTTAGCCCAGCACTGATTTCACCCATTTCACCCTGGCTAAGTTCCAGTGGCGGGACGCTTAGACCAGCTGTCGCCTCGATGGTCGCTGCAAACTCGCCAGGCGAGCTGATATCCATTCCCAGAGCGACCGCCGCATTGACCGCCCGGGCGGCCAATGCGATCTGAGTTGCCATCTCCAAGGAAACGGTCCCGGCCACCGATGCTGTAAGGCTAGCGGCGGCTTCGATTGCAGCCGCAAAGCTCGCTTCGATCGCGGCCGCAATTTCGCCCGGTGAAAGACTTGGTGCGGCCAAATCGATTCCAAGAGATTGCTGTATCGATCCGCCAAGTGCTAGCGCCGCAGGTAGGTTCCCGGTGGGCGCCACCGCTGCCGCACTGGACTCGCCGAGTCCGCTTAGCGTCGGTGCTGCAATGTTAAGTGAACCTGCCGCCAAAGAGAGCTGAGCTTCTGCGTTTGGCGCGGTTAGGTTCAATCCTAGATCGCTACTCGCTTGAGCCATCGCTTCCAAGGCCAGGACTGCTTCGATCGAAACAGGAGGGAATTCGGCGTTAAGGACTGCATCAAGCGCCCCCGACAAAGCTGCTTGTGCAACGGCGTTAATCGCCGCAGCCGCACTCGCCATCGCAGCCAAGTCCCCAGCCCCGGCAGGAAGCGGCGGCATGGCGACGGCTGGGAACGATGCTGACTGAACGGCAACGTTCATCGCGGCAACTTTGGGAAGGCAAATGCAGCGCATTGATATTCACTCAAATCCGTTCGAATGATCAATCGAAAGCATACGAGAACTCGCCGTTGTCAATTTTGACGTGGACGCGTTGGATCGGTTTGCCTTCCATCATTCGAGTTAAGAACTCGCTGCTGATGTTTGGCAGAACGGTGTTGGTCAGAATCGCATCAATCATCCGACCGCCGCTATCGAGTTCGGTGCAACGACTCGCGATCAAATCAATCACATCGTCATCGTAAGTGAATGGCAGATCGTGATTCTTTTGGATCCGTTTTTCGATGCGGCTGAGTTGCAACTTGGTGATCGCGCTGATCATTTCATCGTTCAGCGGGAAGTACGGAATCGTTACGATACGGCCCAGCAATGCCGGTGGGAAGACTTTCAACAACTCTGGACGCAACGCTTTCGCCAACCCTTCTGCTTCCGGCATCAGCTCAGGATCTTTGCAAAGATTCATCGTTAGATCGGTGCCAGCGTTGGTGGTCAACAGGATCAGTGTGTTTTTGAAATCGATCACACGCCCTTCGCCATCTTCCATCCATCCCTTGTCGAAGACCTGGAAAAAAATTTCGTGGACGTCATGGTGAGCTTTTTCGACTTCGTCCAGCAAAACGACGCTATAGGGACGGCGCCGGACCGCTTCGGTCAACACACCGCCTTCGCCGTAACCGACATAGCCGGGAGGGGCACCTTTGAGTGTGCTGACGGTATGAGCTTCTTGAAATTCGCTCATGTTGATCGTGATCACATTTTGTTCGCCGCCATAAAGTGCTTCGGCAAGCGCCAACGCGGTTTCTGTCTTTCCGACTCCGGATGGGCCGGCAAGCATGAACACACCGATTGGCTTGTTGGGATTATCCAAGCTTGCTCGTGACGTTTGAATACGACGTGCGATCATCTCCAACGCGTGGCGTTGCCCGATAATGCGGTCGTTCAAAATGTTTGCCAAATTCAACACCGTGGCAACTTCGTCTTTCACCATTCGGCCGACAGGAATGCCGGTCCAATCGCCAACGACCGATGCGACAGCTTGTTCGTCAACGGTCGGCAAGATCAATGGTGTTTCGCCTTGCAGTTCATGGAGCTTTGTCTGCAACGACTTCAGTTCTTGCAGCAATGTTTTTCGATCTTCTTCACTGGCGGGCTCGGCAGCCGATTCGCCAGCCGAATCACCTGATTGCGAAGCGACGTTTTCGGCCTCCGCATCGGCAGCCTTTTCCAAACGGCTGTTCGTGCCTTCAACTTTTCCGCTGTTGCCACGAAGCTTCGCGCGAATGCCCAGAATTTGCTCGACTAAGTCTTTCTCTTCGTTCCAACGAGCCTCTAGTTTTTCCAGACGGGCTTCTTCTTCTTTCAGTTCTGCCTCCGCCGTTGCCTGACGGTCGCTGGTATCAACGCCAACCAAATTTTCATCGGCGATGATGCCCAATACAGTCTTAAGTGCTTCGATTCGCTTGCGGCAATCATCAACTTCGGCGGGCACGGCATGCTGGCTGATCGCGACACGTGCGGCAGCGGTATCGAGCAAGCTGACGCATTTGTCCGGCAGCTGCCGAGCGGGGATATATCGATGCGAAAGACGAACGGCCGCTTCGAGTGCTTCGTCAAGAACCTTGACTTTGTGATGCTGCTCCAGAGTCGATGCCATGCCACGCATCATCAGGATTGCACGCTCCTCGCTGGGCTCTTCGACCTGGACGACTTGGAACCGCCGCGTTAGTGCGGGGTCTTTTTCGATGTGCTTTTTGTATTCGGCCCACGTCGTTGCAGCGACGGTTCGCAGGGTACCACGCGCAAGCGCCGGCTTCAGTAGGTTCGCCGCGTCGCCGGTACCTTCGGCACCACCAGCACCGACCAAGGTATGAGCTTCGTCGATGAAAAGAATGATCGGTTTTTCCGATGCTTGGACTTCTTCGATAACTTGTTTGAGGCGATTTTCGAACTCGCCTTTCATGCTTGCACCAGCTTGCAGCAGACCGACATCAAGCGATCGCAGTGAAACATCTTGCAGCGGCGGCGGCACATCACCGGCGGCAATCTTCAATGCAAAGCCTTCGACAACTGCGGTTTTACCAACGCCCGCTTCACCGGTCAGGATGGGATTGTTTTGACGCCTTCGCATCAGGATGTCGATGATCTGACGAATCTCTTCGTCTCGTCCAACAATCGGGTCGATCTTGCCTTGGCGGGCATTTTCGGTGAGGTCGACGGTAAAGCGTTTGAGCGCTTCTTGCTTGCCCATGGCTGCTGGTGGCATCGCCCCACTGGCCTCACCAGGAACAGCTCCGCCGCCGACTTGGAAACCGTCGGTCGCTCCCAGATTTTCTTCCGGTGAGCCGCTGACCACTTCGTCGAATCGGTCAGTCAGAGTATCCAGCTTGATCTTGTCAAACTCTTCGGAGATCGAGACCAATGCGTTCTTCAGCGATCGGGTCTTCAGAATTCCGACAATCAAATGCCCGGTTCGGACTTGCGATTCGCCGAACATCAACGTGCCATAAACCCAACCGCGTTCGACAGACTCTTCGATGTGTGACGAGAGGTCAGAAATCGACGTCGAACCGCGAGGCAGCTTTTCCAAGGCGTTTGTCAGATCTTTTACCAGACGCGAAGGATTGATGTTGAACTGTTTGACAATGCAGTGCAAGTCAGAGTTTTCTAGCTGCAAGATCTGGTTGATCCAGTGGACCAATTCGACGTACGGGTTACCACGCATTTTGCAAAACACGGTGGCACTCTCGATGGACTTGTAGCCAACGCTGTTTAGCTTTCCGAAAAGTGAAGTTCGGCTGATGTCGGACACGTTCGATTCCTTCGCGGTTGCGATGTTTTGTCTAAAGGGTGATTAAAAGATCATCGGGATCGTGTGTGACCCCTTCGTTATCAAGCCACATGGTTTCACCGAGTTGAGCGTGCCCGAGCTGCCATGATGGTGTGTCTTCTTGACGAAGAATTAGATTCAAATCCCAAGCAAGTTCTTCGCCGATGTAGTTTTTGACCAAATCTGAAAGCCGGTCCAAGCTGCGTCCTTCCGGCAGCATTCTGATGAAGTCTTCCCAACGGACCGGTCCGATCTTGATTCGAAATTTTTGTTGGCATTGCCAAACATCCGGGCCGACCGTGCAAGCGACTCCCAAAGTCGAGGAGTTCTCGTCGCCGCCAAGTTGGAACTGATAATCGTTCGGGATTTGCGTCCATTCGCCAACGAATTCTTGGATCTTGCAGGGCAACTGAAAGAAGTCGCCAATCATGTCCTGAAGAGCTTCCGGATTCTTTGCTTGGCACGCGAAACGACCGGCGTAAAACAGCTTTGCCAAATCAGGAAATTCATCACGCTGTTGAAGCGACTGCATCCCCGTGCCCATCAACGATGCCACGAAAACTTGAAACCTATCGTCGTCGGGGCGATCGAATTGCGATGTCGGTTGGGCGTCCGCATGTGCTCGATAAAACAACGACAGCATGCGGTGGTGGAACACGTCTAGGAACGCGGCAAAGGTCGGGTCGTCGTGATGCCGCAAGCGATCGCGAACATATTCCGTCAGGTGCAAAGGCAACGCACCGTTGGGGCCACAAAGGCCAAAGAACCGAACGGCCATCCGGTGAAAGTCACCTTGTTCGCTAGCACTGAATTTCGAAAGCGAAGCCGGTGCGAAAGCCAATGAAGGCTCTTGAGTCAAACGAACCTTGTCGTCCGATAGGCGTACGGAATGACCATACCGAGGTGCGTCTGCGAACACGCACTCGAGCAATCGCATCGCATGATAAAAATCAAAGCGATACGGTGATTCGGTCATTTTTTGCAGCGTCACTTCTAAAGCGTGTGACGCCGTCCCATCCTCGCGGGCCATCGCATTACCTCACCGCGCTCGGTTGTTCTAAAAACCGTCTCGGTAAATGAGTTGATCGATACGTACTTCGCAAAAAACTGATTCAACACCGAAGCCATCAAAAACGCGCCGGTGCCTTCGAATCCAGACTCGTCAATGTTCAGCGTGATCTCGGTTCCGCGTGCAAAACTAAGTGGACCATCGGTCGAAATGGGACGAGTGACCGGCTTTGATTCGACAGATCGAACCGCATCGACCTGTTTGTTGACAAGAACGTTGTTGACATCGGAGTACAACGAAAGCAGTTCACGCAGTGCGCTGGCACTGCCGTCAGTGTTGGTCAACGAGAGATAGTTCAGCGACAAATGGCTGATCAAACGCCACGTGGTCTGACCGTTCTCATAGCTTCGCGAAGGCTCAGGCTTCGTCGGACCGGCGAGGCAACGTACCGCCTTTACCGGTGCGCTGATTTCCAGTGTAAAGTCTGTCTCGCCCACCCCAACCGGCATCTGCAACGGCAAATCGCGGTTGGTACAGATCGTATCAATCCCCAGTTGCCTGAGCTGATGTGAATACGGAGCTTCATTGGCGTCGACCAGCGAGATAAACGTTTCGCTGCCGACATAGCTGGACCGAGGCCCATACTGCCGGTGTTTTGCCGAAAGCACTCGAGGGCGGCGAATCACAGAATAGAACGCCCGTTTCTGTTGATCCGCAGCAACATCGTTCAACTGATAAAACGGTTTGAACTCCTGTTCCCGATCATTGTTGTTGCCGTAACCACGGACGTCTTTGACCGAGTAGACTTCGAAGTCAATCGGACGGGTTCGATCAGGAAGGACTTGGTATTGCGAAAACCGTTCGCTTAGATGAATCCTATCAGCTCGTTTTTCAAACAGATTGATTGCCGGCGAGCAGTGTAGTGCAAAGTGTGACTCGTCGACGCGATTGGTAAGCCGTGGATCGCGACGATTCAGTAAGATCGCGATTTCAATCGCTTGATCATCGCACTTTCCAAAGCTTTCCTTCAGGTGACAAAGGTTCGCAAACATGAACCTTTGCGGGAACGCAAAGTATTCTTGCAGTAGCCGGTAACCGCTAAACGATCGCGGCCCGCTGGGTATCAAAGCGTTTTCGTCTTCAAACCCGAGCGGTTGCACATTGCTTTTGCCATGTCTAACAGTCCAAGGTGATTTTGAACCGGCCGGACGAAAAGCGATGCCAACGACGTTCGACATCAGCTGTTCGTACAAACGCATCGGAACGTCAGAGCTTCCGCGAATAAACAGTGGCAGAGATTCGATTGACAACTGATTGATGTTCAAGCCCGCAGTCGCGTCGAAGCGGAATACCAAAGCGGCTTTTACAGACGGATCGTCCGGTAAACCGAGCGTTGCGTTGTCGCGTGAAAAATAATCTGCCTTTGAGAACTTCAACGGCCACAGCTTCACCGAGTGCGCCGTTCGAAAGGTGCAGCGAGTCTGTTCGCCTTTGCCCAGCAGACTTTGTAATGTTGTGCCGCGAGCGATTTCGAAGCCATCGACCAACGCACCTTCGGTCAAGTCAGGTTGAAAGTTAACGACCGTCATCGACGGCTGAGGTGCCAAGTAGTGCGGGCAAACCATTTCCAGCAGGTGCTGAGTAAACCGCGGAAATTCGGCGTCAAGCTTTAGCTGAATACGCGCCGCCAATAGCGCGAATCCTTCGAACAATCGTTCGACGTAGGGGTCAGCGCACTCAAAGTCATCGATCCCAAGTCGACTGGCGATCTTGGGATATTCCGCAGCGAATTCGGCCCCCGATTCGCGGACAAATTGCAATTCTTGGTTGTAGTACGTCAGTAGGCGTGGATCCATGATGTGGCTTCCTTACACCTCGTGAATGTTGACGTCGCCGGTTTCCAAATCCAGCTCCGATCGCAAATACAATCGTTCGGGATAAGGACGCGCCCAGAGCTCGCCTTCGATTTCAAAGGTCAGCGAACTCGTAAGCGGATTTTCCGGATCCTTCTTGCCGCGGACTTCCAGGGTTTCGGCAAGAATCCGAGGCTCGAAATCTAGAATTGCTTGGCGAAGTGCTTGCTGGACGTCTTCAACGTGCAAGCCCGACACCGTTTTTCCGGTCAAGTCAGGAATCCCGTAGTTGATCACGGAACGACGGACTTCCTTATATTCAGACAAGTCTTCTGCGGCAGCCAGATGGCAGGTGTTTAAAAGCCACGCGAGATCGCGCAGAACAGCTGCACGCAAACGATGAATCGAGAAAACACGCTTGTCACGCGCTTCTTGATTCTGATTCGGTTGCTCGTCTGTTAGCCGATCCAGCAGCGACGGAAACAACTGTTCTTGGGAACTTAGGTCAGCCATCAGTCGGCCACCGAATCAGAAGAGACCGCTTCGGTCGGCTCAGCTTCTGCTGAAGGATGCTCCGGAACTTCGTTCACACTGATTTTCCGAATCTCCATCAACGCCAGTTCACTTGAATCGGTGACCAACATTCGCTGACCTTTACCAACGTAAAAATCTTCGATGGACGCGTCCGCTTGTTCCCACTGTGTTTGTCGGGCCAAACGGATCGACGGATCTTGATCAAGGTGTGAACCAGGATATCGCGTCGGGATCATCCCGAACGCCTCGCCACCACCAGCCAAAACGAAATGAGCTGGCAACCAAACAAAGTCTCGCAGATCCGAGGGCGTTTCGAGATCGATCTGTGCGATACGGTTGAATGGCACCCAGTAGTACTGTCCATTCATCAGAACTTCTAACACCGGACCGAGCCGTGGGTCAGCATCAGCGATCCACTCAAACGGCTGGCTCTCTTCGTTCGACAAGACAATATTCCCGGAGGTTGTCGGAGCCAACTCGAACGCTTCAGCGCGCAATTGTTGTGCTTGCTGATGTTGACCCTTCGCGGAATGTTTCAACGCTTCGATCAAAAGCGCAAGCCAACGATCTGGTTCACCCAGAATCAATGGCGAAGTCTCACCGGCGAAGACACGATGGCGAAAGACCTCGCAGCGGATCGCTTCACGATAGGCCTGAACCATGGCAAGATTGCTGGCTTCCAACTGGCCGCAGACTTCCAATTGGTTCAGCGAGCTTTCCCACTTCCCCAGAACCGCCAGCATCTGAAACAGGAAAATCCGATACTTGCTTTCCGACGGATCTTTCTGAACCCGTTGTTTCAACTCGGCGAAGGCTTCGTCCAACTTACCTTCGCGCAAAAGATCTTCAGCCAGCATTGAATCAATTCCAGGATTTGGACAGCCTGACTGATCATCCGCTTGTGCGATCGCACACAATGCTGACTCGCGGAGCACCCCCGTGCTCACCGTTCAGAAAGGCAATTTAAGAGAAAGGAAAGATCGGTTTTCTTTTCCTCCGTGATCGCATCGATGGGTTTGGATGCGATCACGGAGAAAAAGGCGACGACGTGGTATGGTCGATACCACATCGTCGCATTAAAGATGCCGGATCCGAAGTCACTCTGTGATCCGGCAAATGTCTTATCGCGAACCGAGCTTACAGTTGCTTGTTCGCTGCGATGTCCCAAGTGAATTCCTTTTCAGGTCCACCCGAGCCATCTTTCTTCTGTGCCTTGTAGCTAACTTTGACTTGGCGGAAGTTAAGCGTGACGTTTTCTGTCAGGCGATCTTCGCCACCCGAGCCGCCGGTCGAAAGGCTGGTGACCAAGACATCTTTCATATCGATGATCAAATATTCCAACGGATTCTTGCCGGCTTTACGCACGGTCAATTTTGCCGATGGGAAGTGGTCGCCATTGGCGCAATAAATCATCAAGATCGGAGATGCAGTATCGATCCACTTCGTCAGCGAGATATCTTGGAAGCTCGCTTTGCCGGCACCGCCACCAGAACCGGTGTGGAACGAACCGCTTTGGGACATTCCCCAGCTCCACGCGAGCACGTCAATTTCGTTTGTGTGCACGCTGTCTTGCGATTCACCCTGGATTTCGCCTTTGATATCCAGAAACATATCAACAGCCATGGTCGTTTTCCTTTATGCAGTTTTTTGTTGGATTCAGTTAATAATCGCAAGGCCGTCGCCTTGCGGGTCGGTTTGGCAGATAGGTTGACCCGTTGAGATCAACCCCCCCCCTTCGCCGATGGCAGTTTGGATACCAGGCGGAGCGAAACTGAAAGGCCTTCCAGTTGGTAGTGTGGCCGCAGGAAGAACTTACTGGTGTAGTACCCTGGGTTCCCTTCGACTTCTTCAACAACCACTTCAGCGTCAGCCAATGGCTTGCGTGCTTTGGTTTCTTCGCTCGAAGTGCCTGGGTTTCCGTCGACGTACTGGTTGATCCAATCTTGGAGCCAAACCTGCATGTCTTTGCGTTCTTTGAAGCTTCCGATTTTGTCACGCACGATGCACTTCAGGTAATGAGCGAAGCGGCAGGTCGCGAACAGATAGGGAAGCCGAGCGCTTAGGTTTGCATTGGCCGTAGCATCGGGATCGTCATATTCGGCGGGAGCGTGCAGTGATTGAGCACCGATGAAGGCAGCAAAATCAGAGTTTTTCTTGTGGATCAATGGCATGAAGCCATTTTTTGCAAGCTCCGCTTCACGGCGATCGCTAATCGCGATTTCCGTTGGGCACTTCATATCCACGCCACCGTCATCGGTTGGGAACGTATGGCATGGCAGGTTCTCGACAGCACCACCGGACTCGATGCCGCGAATTCGCGAGCACCAGCCGTACATCTTGAACGATCGCGTGATGTTGGTCGCCATCGCGTAGGCGGCGTTTGCCCAGCAATAGTTTTCGCTGTTGGCCGATTCGGTGTCTTCTTCAAACGCGAATTCATCAACAGGATCCGTCGCCGCACCGTAAGGCAAACGCGACAGGAACT encodes:
- the tssC gene encoding type VI secretion system contractile sheath large subunit, whose protein sequence is MSSAESSASASAGATVTKDEFSSLLEKEFRPKSDQAKEAVQSAVQTLAEQALAQTSLISDDALKSIEAIIAQIDSKLSEQINLILHHGDYQKLEGAWRGLHHLVNNTETDEMLKIRVMNISKKELHKTLKKFKGTAWDQSPIFKKMYEEEYGQFGGEPYGCLVGDYHFDHSPPDVELLGEMAKVSAACHSPFIAGVAPSVMQMDSWQELTNPRDLTKIFQTPEYAPWRSLRESEDSKYIGLAMPKFLSRLPYGAATDPVDEFAFEEDTESANSENYCWANAAYAMATNITRSFKMYGWCSRIRGIESGGAVENLPCHTFPTDDGGVDMKCPTEIAISDRREAELAKNGFMPLIHKKNSDFAAFIGAQSLHAPAEYDDPDATANANLSARLPYLFATCRFAHYLKCIVRDKIGSFKERKDMQVWLQDWINQYVDGNPGTSSEETKARKPLADAEVVVEEVEGNPGYYTSKFFLRPHYQLEGLSVSLRLVSKLPSAKGGG